In one Dermochelys coriacea isolate rDerCor1 chromosome 20, rDerCor1.pri.v4, whole genome shotgun sequence genomic region, the following are encoded:
- the DENND1C gene encoding DENN domain-containing protein 1C isoform X1, with translation MGSRIKENPQKTFDLFFEAACPTSADDDPQVLRQFPEEFDDQESIQMLPKFCFPFDIERVKENSVVQNFTFVLTDLEGNQRFGFCRLAGGFRTCLCILSYLPWFEVFYKILNNIADHLVKEQLNELAEFLSALYCHPVPQLNSPIKLEFDQKLNKLRISTGNFLNGRHRDRSQDPAGGTESPSYFIAPDLGSLPTIPENRNLTEFVVAVDVPNMLQLYGSMLYERRILLTSSKLSTLTACVQASSTMLYPMYWQHIYIPTLPPHLLDYCCAPMPYLIGVHSSLMERVRDKALEDVVILNIDTNTLESPFQDLENLPGDVVSLLKLQLKKQSATTGDGVARAFLRAQALLFGSYRDALLCTPGHPISFCQESFLNHKSSTMREFLHNAVHLQLFKQFIDERLEKLNAGVGFSDVFEQEITSSGMAAGNLRSYQLWVESLKKGGGALIHTMKSKTNPAIRNMYKYAKSQARDRLKEMRSRLRYRDLSQASSLQRGGSLRCHQFSGPILPRSTQSECLQSRLPITQHFGKSRPLRPNKRCSETELEAQRAVPAEGHEAPPGPNAIRDGGELDKSFLETGEIDLLGEIFETLSLAAPSGRGLLYGTRSLDFCNLEEGSCYTRLRHTNPSEENLSGRQAWDPEGWLLAEEDDLSLEFAPPSSEEASLAEEEAGDSPQALLLPAKATLLPSGMWDCGINEDEEGPPQPAERVAAPRVSWHKSFQLGEEELGGRAAGGEGGAEPAPSSLGPPEEAGTGGPPEANTTGTESGQGACRAEPHPKQESPSSPEAEPHLPPTSPSSPEAEPHLPPVSPSSPTVQSAVALFQAKACRQTDFKGGVPPLGPGATLPSSSWPELEQASQPPVLPKVSELKKRFES, from the exons ACCCCCAGGTGTTGAGGCAGTTCCCGGAGGAGTTCGATGACCAG GAATCCATCCAGATGCTGCCCAAATTCTGCTTCCCCTTCGACATAGAGAG ggTAAAGGAGAACTCCGTGGTGCAGAACTTCACCTTCGTCTTGACCGACCTGGAGGGGAACCAGCGCTTCGGTTTCTGCCGCCTGGCCGGGGGCTTCCGGACGTGCCTCTGCATCCTCAG TTACCTGCCCTGGTTTGAAGTTTTCTACAAGATCCTCAACAATATTGCTGACCACTTAGTCAAGGAGCAG cTCAATGAACTGGCCGAGTTCCTCTCTGCCCTCTATTGCCACCCGGTGCCCCAGCTGAACAGCCCCATCAAACTAGAATTT GACCAGAAGTTGAACAAACTGAGAATAAGCACCGGCAACTTTCTGAATGGCCGACACAGAGACCGGAGCCAGGATCCGGCGGGCGGGACCGAGTCG CCCTCCTACTTCATTGCCCCGGACCTCGGCAGCCTGCCCACCATCCCGGAGAAC AGGAACCTGACGGAGTTCGTGGTGGCCGTGGACGTGCCCAACATGCTGCAGCTGTACGGGAGCATGCTGTACGAGCGGCGCATCCTGCTCACCTCCAGCAAGCTCAGCACG CTCACGGCCTGcgtccaggcctcctccaccatGCTCTACCCCATGTACTGGCAGCACATCTACATCCCCACGCTGCCCCCGCACCTGCTCGACTACTGCTG TGCCCCTATGCCCTACCTCATCGGTGTCCATTCCAGCCTCATGGAG AGGGTGCGGGACAAGGCCTTGGAGGACGTGGTGATCCTCAACATCGACACCAACACGTTGGAGTCGCCCTTCCAAGACCTGGAGAACCTCCCGGGCGACGTG GTGTCTCTGCTGAAGCTCCAGCTGAAGAAGCAGTCGGCCACCACTGGGGACGGGGTGGCCCGAGCCTTCCTCCGAGCCCAGGCACTGCTCTTCGGCAGCTACCGTGACGCGCTGCTTTGCACCCCG ggccaCCCTATCTCTTTCTGCCAAGAGTCCTTCCTCAACCACAAGTCTAGCACCATGCGGGAGTTCCTGCACAACGCCGTGcacctgcagctgttcaaacag TTCATTGACGAGCGCCTGGAGAAGCTGAATGCCGGCGTGGGCTTTTCGGATGTGTTTGAGCAGGAAATCACCAGCAGCGGGATGGCGGCGG GTAACCTGAGGTCATACCAGCTGTGGGTGGAGAGCCTCAAG AAAGGCGGAGGGGCCCTGATCCACACTATGAAGAGCAAGACGAACCCAGCCATCAGGAACATGTACAAATAT gCCAAGAGCCAGGCCCGAGACAGGCTGAAGGAGATGCGAAGTCGCTTGAGGTACAGG GACTTGAGCCAGGCTTCATCCCTGCAGCGAGGCGGCTCCCTGAGGTGCCACCAGTTCTCGGGTCCCATCCTGCCCCGGAGCACCCAGTCCGAGTGCCTACAGAGCCGGCTGCCCATCACCCAGCACTTCGGGAAG TCCCGGCCCCTGCGACCCAATAAACGCTGCAGCGAGACAGAGCTGGAGGCCCAGAG GGCTGTCCCAGCAGAAGGCCACGAGGCTCCCCCAGGCCCCAATGCCATCCGTGATGGGGGGGAGCTGGACAAGAGCTTCCTGGAGACGGGCGAGATCGACCTGCTGGGCGAGATCTTCGAGACGCTGAGCCTGGCAGCACCCAGTGGACGGGGGCTGCTCTACGGGACCCGCAGCCTGGACTTCTGCAACCTGGAGGAGGGCAGCTGCTACACCAGG CTGAGGCACACGAACCCCAGCGAGGAGAACTTGAGCGGGCGCCAGGCCTGGGACCCCGAGGGCTGGCTGCTGGCCGAGGAGGACGACTTGTCCCTGGAGTTCGCCCCCCCGTCTTCGGAGGAGGCCTCCCTGGCCGAGGAGGAGGCTGGGGACTCCCCGCAGGCTTTGCTGCTCCCCGCCAAGGCCACGCTCCTGCCGAGCGGGATGTGGGACTGCGGGATCAATGAGGATGAGGAGGGCCCTCCCCAGCCAGCTGAGAGGGTAGCGGCGCCCAGGGTGTCCTGGCACAAGTCCTTCCAGCtcggggaggaggagctggggggcagggcagccgggggggagggaggggctgagcCAGCCCCTAGCTCTCTGGGGCCCCCTGAAGAAGCAGGGACAGGAGGCCCCCCTGAAGCAAACACTACAGGGACAGAGTCTGGGCAGGGGGCATGCAGGGCAGAGCCCCACCCCAAACAGGagagcccctcctcccctgaggcagagccccacctcccaccaactagcccctcctcccctgaggcAGAGCCCCACCTCCCACCAGTTAGCCCCTCCTCCCCTACAGTCCAGTCAGCTGTGGCTCTCTTCCAGGCTAAGGCCTGCAGGCAAACTGACTTCAAGGGAGGGGTCCCCCCGCTGGGGCCAGGGGCCACCCTGCCCAGCTCATCCTGGCCGGAGCTggaacaagcctcccagccccctgtcctgcccaAGGTATCGGAGCTGAAGAAGAGGTTTGAGTCCTAG
- the CRB3 gene encoding protein crumbs homolog 3 isoform X3 gives MSSPPSQTPGGAMAGCSHPLLLAVALQSLLQLALGQATNGSTATPTPASGLTESERLAAIIVPSLVGGLLIIGLVIFGALKVRERRQTEGTYRPSNEEQVGARVVTNANLQLPPEERLI, from the exons atgtcctcccctccctcccagacacCTGGGGGAGCGATGGCGGGCTGCAGTCACCCCTTGCTCCTGGCCGTGGCCCTGCAGTCCCTGTTACAGCTGGCCCTGGGCCAAG CCACAAATGGGAGCACCGCGACACCCACACCCGCATCGGGGCTCACG gagTCGGAGCGGCTGGCAGCCATCATTGTCCCCTCCCTGGTCGGGGGTCTCCTGATTATTGGACTTGTGATCTTTGGGGCGCTCAAGGTGCGGGAGAGGCGGCAGACGGAGGGCACCTACCGGCCCAGCAACGAGGAGCAGGTGGGTGCTCGGGTGGTGACGAACGCTAACCTCCAACTGCCCCCCGAGGAGCGGCTGATCTGA
- the DENND1C gene encoding DENN domain-containing protein 1C isoform X3, which yields MGSRIKENPQKTFDLFFEAACPTSADDDPQVLRQFPEEFDDQESIQMLPKFCFPFDIERVKENSVVQNFTFVLTDLEGNQRFGFCRLAGGFRTCLCILSYLPWFEVFYKILNNIADHLVKEQLNELAEFLSALYCHPVPQLNSPIKLEFDQKLNKLRISTGNFLNGRHRDRSQDPAGGTESPSYFIAPDLGSLPTIPENRNLTEFVVAVDVPNMLQLYGSMLYERRILLTSSKLSTLTACVQASSTMLYPMYWQHIYIPTLPPHLLDYCCAPMPYLIGVHSSLMERVRDKALEDVVILNIDTNTLESPFQDLENLPGDVVSLLKLQLKKQSATTGDGVARAFLRAQALLFGSYRDALLCTPGHPISFCQESFLNHKSSTMREFLHNAVHLQLFKQFIDERLEKLNAGVGFSDVFEQEITSSGMAAGNLRSYQLWVESLKGATLPQESETKIDQTVQLLSQLPLPGPQHDPQINCPTQRVSSHVRSPAEKKTNSETTCHSASLQLIRVSRTMAESNPPLLATAPTGENAIAKLATMRPLEHC from the exons ACCCCCAGGTGTTGAGGCAGTTCCCGGAGGAGTTCGATGACCAG GAATCCATCCAGATGCTGCCCAAATTCTGCTTCCCCTTCGACATAGAGAG ggTAAAGGAGAACTCCGTGGTGCAGAACTTCACCTTCGTCTTGACCGACCTGGAGGGGAACCAGCGCTTCGGTTTCTGCCGCCTGGCCGGGGGCTTCCGGACGTGCCTCTGCATCCTCAG TTACCTGCCCTGGTTTGAAGTTTTCTACAAGATCCTCAACAATATTGCTGACCACTTAGTCAAGGAGCAG cTCAATGAACTGGCCGAGTTCCTCTCTGCCCTCTATTGCCACCCGGTGCCCCAGCTGAACAGCCCCATCAAACTAGAATTT GACCAGAAGTTGAACAAACTGAGAATAAGCACCGGCAACTTTCTGAATGGCCGACACAGAGACCGGAGCCAGGATCCGGCGGGCGGGACCGAGTCG CCCTCCTACTTCATTGCCCCGGACCTCGGCAGCCTGCCCACCATCCCGGAGAAC AGGAACCTGACGGAGTTCGTGGTGGCCGTGGACGTGCCCAACATGCTGCAGCTGTACGGGAGCATGCTGTACGAGCGGCGCATCCTGCTCACCTCCAGCAAGCTCAGCACG CTCACGGCCTGcgtccaggcctcctccaccatGCTCTACCCCATGTACTGGCAGCACATCTACATCCCCACGCTGCCCCCGCACCTGCTCGACTACTGCTG TGCCCCTATGCCCTACCTCATCGGTGTCCATTCCAGCCTCATGGAG AGGGTGCGGGACAAGGCCTTGGAGGACGTGGTGATCCTCAACATCGACACCAACACGTTGGAGTCGCCCTTCCAAGACCTGGAGAACCTCCCGGGCGACGTG GTGTCTCTGCTGAAGCTCCAGCTGAAGAAGCAGTCGGCCACCACTGGGGACGGGGTGGCCCGAGCCTTCCTCCGAGCCCAGGCACTGCTCTTCGGCAGCTACCGTGACGCGCTGCTTTGCACCCCG ggccaCCCTATCTCTTTCTGCCAAGAGTCCTTCCTCAACCACAAGTCTAGCACCATGCGGGAGTTCCTGCACAACGCCGTGcacctgcagctgttcaaacag TTCATTGACGAGCGCCTGGAGAAGCTGAATGCCGGCGTGGGCTTTTCGGATGTGTTTGAGCAGGAAATCACCAGCAGCGGGATGGCGGCGG GTAACCTGAGGTCATACCAGCTGTGGGTGGAGAGCCTCAAG GGTGCAACACTGCCTCAAGAATCGGAGACCAAGATAGATCAAACTGTCCAGCTGCTGTCCCAGCTCCCGCTCCCCGGGCCTCAGCACGACCCCCAAATTAACTGCCCTACGCAGCGTGTGTCTTCCCACGTTCGCTCGCCtgctgagaaaaaaacaaactcgGAGACCACATGTCACAGTGCCAGCCTCCAGCTGATTCGAGTTAGCAGGACCATGGCAGAGAGCAACCCCCCACTGCTTGCAACAGCTCCCACCGGAGAAAATGCCATTGCAAAACTGGCAACAATGCGGCCTCTTGAACACTGCTAA
- the DENND1C gene encoding DENN domain-containing protein 1C isoform X4, which translates to MGSRIKENPQKTFDLFFEAACPTSADDDPQVLRQFPEEFDDQESIQMLPKFCFPFDIERVKENSVVQNFTFVLTDLEGNQRFGFCRLAGGFRTCLCILSYLPWFEVFYKILNNIADHLVKEQLNELAEFLSALYCHPVPQLNSPIKLEFDQKLNKLRISTGNFLNGRHRDRSQDPAGGTESPSYFIAPDLGSLPTIPENRNLTEFVVAVDVPNMLQLYGSMLYERRILLTSSKLSTLTACVQASSTMLYPMYWQHIYIPTLPPHLLDYCCAPMPYLIGVHSSLMERVRDKALEDVVILNIDTNTLESPFQDLENLPGDVVSLLKLQLKKQSATTGDGVARAFLRAQALLFGSYRDALLCTPGHPISFCQESFLNHKSSTMREFLHNAVHLQLFKQFIDERLEKLNAGVGFSDVFEQEITSSGMAAGNLRSYQLWVESLKKGGGALIHTMKSKTNPAIRNMYKYAKSQARDRLKEMRSRLRT; encoded by the exons ACCCCCAGGTGTTGAGGCAGTTCCCGGAGGAGTTCGATGACCAG GAATCCATCCAGATGCTGCCCAAATTCTGCTTCCCCTTCGACATAGAGAG ggTAAAGGAGAACTCCGTGGTGCAGAACTTCACCTTCGTCTTGACCGACCTGGAGGGGAACCAGCGCTTCGGTTTCTGCCGCCTGGCCGGGGGCTTCCGGACGTGCCTCTGCATCCTCAG TTACCTGCCCTGGTTTGAAGTTTTCTACAAGATCCTCAACAATATTGCTGACCACTTAGTCAAGGAGCAG cTCAATGAACTGGCCGAGTTCCTCTCTGCCCTCTATTGCCACCCGGTGCCCCAGCTGAACAGCCCCATCAAACTAGAATTT GACCAGAAGTTGAACAAACTGAGAATAAGCACCGGCAACTTTCTGAATGGCCGACACAGAGACCGGAGCCAGGATCCGGCGGGCGGGACCGAGTCG CCCTCCTACTTCATTGCCCCGGACCTCGGCAGCCTGCCCACCATCCCGGAGAAC AGGAACCTGACGGAGTTCGTGGTGGCCGTGGACGTGCCCAACATGCTGCAGCTGTACGGGAGCATGCTGTACGAGCGGCGCATCCTGCTCACCTCCAGCAAGCTCAGCACG CTCACGGCCTGcgtccaggcctcctccaccatGCTCTACCCCATGTACTGGCAGCACATCTACATCCCCACGCTGCCCCCGCACCTGCTCGACTACTGCTG TGCCCCTATGCCCTACCTCATCGGTGTCCATTCCAGCCTCATGGAG AGGGTGCGGGACAAGGCCTTGGAGGACGTGGTGATCCTCAACATCGACACCAACACGTTGGAGTCGCCCTTCCAAGACCTGGAGAACCTCCCGGGCGACGTG GTGTCTCTGCTGAAGCTCCAGCTGAAGAAGCAGTCGGCCACCACTGGGGACGGGGTGGCCCGAGCCTTCCTCCGAGCCCAGGCACTGCTCTTCGGCAGCTACCGTGACGCGCTGCTTTGCACCCCG ggccaCCCTATCTCTTTCTGCCAAGAGTCCTTCCTCAACCACAAGTCTAGCACCATGCGGGAGTTCCTGCACAACGCCGTGcacctgcagctgttcaaacag TTCATTGACGAGCGCCTGGAGAAGCTGAATGCCGGCGTGGGCTTTTCGGATGTGTTTGAGCAGGAAATCACCAGCAGCGGGATGGCGGCGG GTAACCTGAGGTCATACCAGCTGTGGGTGGAGAGCCTCAAG AAAGGCGGAGGGGCCCTGATCCACACTATGAAGAGCAAGACGAACCCAGCCATCAGGAACATGTACAAATAT gCCAAGAGCCAGGCCCGAGACAGGCTGAAGGAGATGCGAAGTCGCTTGAG GACTTGA
- the DENND1C gene encoding DENN domain-containing protein 1C isoform X2 codes for MGSRIKENPQKTFDLFFEAACPTSADDDPQVLRQFPEEFDDQESIQMLPKFCFPFDIERVKENSVVQNFTFVLTDLEGNQRFGFCRLAGGFRTCLCILSYLPWFEVFYKILNNIADHLVKEQLNELAEFLSALYCHPVPQLNSPIKLEFPSYFIAPDLGSLPTIPENRNLTEFVVAVDVPNMLQLYGSMLYERRILLTSSKLSTLTACVQASSTMLYPMYWQHIYIPTLPPHLLDYCCAPMPYLIGVHSSLMERVRDKALEDVVILNIDTNTLESPFQDLENLPGDVVSLLKLQLKKQSATTGDGVARAFLRAQALLFGSYRDALLCTPGHPISFCQESFLNHKSSTMREFLHNAVHLQLFKQFIDERLEKLNAGVGFSDVFEQEITSSGMAAGNLRSYQLWVESLKKGGGALIHTMKSKTNPAIRNMYKYAKSQARDRLKEMRSRLRYRDLSQASSLQRGGSLRCHQFSGPILPRSTQSECLQSRLPITQHFGKSRPLRPNKRCSETELEAQRAVPAEGHEAPPGPNAIRDGGELDKSFLETGEIDLLGEIFETLSLAAPSGRGLLYGTRSLDFCNLEEGSCYTRLRHTNPSEENLSGRQAWDPEGWLLAEEDDLSLEFAPPSSEEASLAEEEAGDSPQALLLPAKATLLPSGMWDCGINEDEEGPPQPAERVAAPRVSWHKSFQLGEEELGGRAAGGEGGAEPAPSSLGPPEEAGTGGPPEANTTGTESGQGACRAEPHPKQESPSSPEAEPHLPPTSPSSPEAEPHLPPVSPSSPTVQSAVALFQAKACRQTDFKGGVPPLGPGATLPSSSWPELEQASQPPVLPKVSELKKRFES; via the exons ACCCCCAGGTGTTGAGGCAGTTCCCGGAGGAGTTCGATGACCAG GAATCCATCCAGATGCTGCCCAAATTCTGCTTCCCCTTCGACATAGAGAG ggTAAAGGAGAACTCCGTGGTGCAGAACTTCACCTTCGTCTTGACCGACCTGGAGGGGAACCAGCGCTTCGGTTTCTGCCGCCTGGCCGGGGGCTTCCGGACGTGCCTCTGCATCCTCAG TTACCTGCCCTGGTTTGAAGTTTTCTACAAGATCCTCAACAATATTGCTGACCACTTAGTCAAGGAGCAG cTCAATGAACTGGCCGAGTTCCTCTCTGCCCTCTATTGCCACCCGGTGCCCCAGCTGAACAGCCCCATCAAACTAGAATTT CCCTCCTACTTCATTGCCCCGGACCTCGGCAGCCTGCCCACCATCCCGGAGAAC AGGAACCTGACGGAGTTCGTGGTGGCCGTGGACGTGCCCAACATGCTGCAGCTGTACGGGAGCATGCTGTACGAGCGGCGCATCCTGCTCACCTCCAGCAAGCTCAGCACG CTCACGGCCTGcgtccaggcctcctccaccatGCTCTACCCCATGTACTGGCAGCACATCTACATCCCCACGCTGCCCCCGCACCTGCTCGACTACTGCTG TGCCCCTATGCCCTACCTCATCGGTGTCCATTCCAGCCTCATGGAG AGGGTGCGGGACAAGGCCTTGGAGGACGTGGTGATCCTCAACATCGACACCAACACGTTGGAGTCGCCCTTCCAAGACCTGGAGAACCTCCCGGGCGACGTG GTGTCTCTGCTGAAGCTCCAGCTGAAGAAGCAGTCGGCCACCACTGGGGACGGGGTGGCCCGAGCCTTCCTCCGAGCCCAGGCACTGCTCTTCGGCAGCTACCGTGACGCGCTGCTTTGCACCCCG ggccaCCCTATCTCTTTCTGCCAAGAGTCCTTCCTCAACCACAAGTCTAGCACCATGCGGGAGTTCCTGCACAACGCCGTGcacctgcagctgttcaaacag TTCATTGACGAGCGCCTGGAGAAGCTGAATGCCGGCGTGGGCTTTTCGGATGTGTTTGAGCAGGAAATCACCAGCAGCGGGATGGCGGCGG GTAACCTGAGGTCATACCAGCTGTGGGTGGAGAGCCTCAAG AAAGGCGGAGGGGCCCTGATCCACACTATGAAGAGCAAGACGAACCCAGCCATCAGGAACATGTACAAATAT gCCAAGAGCCAGGCCCGAGACAGGCTGAAGGAGATGCGAAGTCGCTTGAGGTACAGG GACTTGAGCCAGGCTTCATCCCTGCAGCGAGGCGGCTCCCTGAGGTGCCACCAGTTCTCGGGTCCCATCCTGCCCCGGAGCACCCAGTCCGAGTGCCTACAGAGCCGGCTGCCCATCACCCAGCACTTCGGGAAG TCCCGGCCCCTGCGACCCAATAAACGCTGCAGCGAGACAGAGCTGGAGGCCCAGAG GGCTGTCCCAGCAGAAGGCCACGAGGCTCCCCCAGGCCCCAATGCCATCCGTGATGGGGGGGAGCTGGACAAGAGCTTCCTGGAGACGGGCGAGATCGACCTGCTGGGCGAGATCTTCGAGACGCTGAGCCTGGCAGCACCCAGTGGACGGGGGCTGCTCTACGGGACCCGCAGCCTGGACTTCTGCAACCTGGAGGAGGGCAGCTGCTACACCAGG CTGAGGCACACGAACCCCAGCGAGGAGAACTTGAGCGGGCGCCAGGCCTGGGACCCCGAGGGCTGGCTGCTGGCCGAGGAGGACGACTTGTCCCTGGAGTTCGCCCCCCCGTCTTCGGAGGAGGCCTCCCTGGCCGAGGAGGAGGCTGGGGACTCCCCGCAGGCTTTGCTGCTCCCCGCCAAGGCCACGCTCCTGCCGAGCGGGATGTGGGACTGCGGGATCAATGAGGATGAGGAGGGCCCTCCCCAGCCAGCTGAGAGGGTAGCGGCGCCCAGGGTGTCCTGGCACAAGTCCTTCCAGCtcggggaggaggagctggggggcagggcagccgggggggagggaggggctgagcCAGCCCCTAGCTCTCTGGGGCCCCCTGAAGAAGCAGGGACAGGAGGCCCCCCTGAAGCAAACACTACAGGGACAGAGTCTGGGCAGGGGGCATGCAGGGCAGAGCCCCACCCCAAACAGGagagcccctcctcccctgaggcagagccccacctcccaccaactagcccctcctcccctgaggcAGAGCCCCACCTCCCACCAGTTAGCCCCTCCTCCCCTACAGTCCAGTCAGCTGTGGCTCTCTTCCAGGCTAAGGCCTGCAGGCAAACTGACTTCAAGGGAGGGGTCCCCCCGCTGGGGCCAGGGGCCACCCTGCCCAGCTCATCCTGGCCGGAGCTggaacaagcctcccagccccctgtcctgcccaAGGTATCGGAGCTGAAGAAGAGGTTTGAGTCCTAG
- the CRB3 gene encoding protein crumbs homolog 3 isoform X2, translating to MRDLLYSGGETLGAASSLSSPSPRAPQRAEDPGKQETVLPLHHQDCDPSRERGSDPMSSPPSQTPGGAMAGCSHPLLLAVALQSLLQLALGQATNGSTATPTPASGLTESERLAAIIVPSLVGGLLIIGLVIFGALKVRERRQTEGTYRPSNEEQVGARVVTNANLQLPPEERLI from the exons GTGGTGAAACCCTGGGAGCTGCCAGTTCCTTGTCATCCCCATCTCCAAGGGCCCCCCAACGGGCTGAGGACCCTGGGAAGCAGGAGACTGTGTTACCGTTGCACCATCAGGATTGTGATCCctccagggagagggggagtgacCCCatgtcctcccctccctcccagacacCTGGGGGAGCGATGGCGGGCTGCAGTCACCCCTTGCTCCTGGCCGTGGCCCTGCAGTCCCTGTTACAGCTGGCCCTGGGCCAAG CCACAAATGGGAGCACCGCGACACCCACACCCGCATCGGGGCTCACG gagTCGGAGCGGCTGGCAGCCATCATTGTCCCCTCCCTGGTCGGGGGTCTCCTGATTATTGGACTTGTGATCTTTGGGGCGCTCAAGGTGCGGGAGAGGCGGCAGACGGAGGGCACCTACCGGCCCAGCAACGAGGAGCAGGTGGGTGCTCGGGTGGTGACGAACGCTAACCTCCAACTGCCCCCCGAGGAGCGGCTGATCTGA